The genomic segment GTTTGTGAGTTTATTATTTCGTCACTGTATCTTTCTAAGATTGGTTTAACATCATTATTTAAGAATTCTTCAACTTGTTCTTTTGAATATCCTATAAATCTTTCTGCTTCTAATATGCTATCTATTTCATCTTTAATAATATCTAATCTTCCATCTTTTTTGATTAATTCAATTAAGTTATTATCTAATCCTTCAAGTTTTACATTTCTTGCAGCTTCCATAGATAGTTCTCTAATAATTTCATGTACATCTTGTCTATCCATACCATTTTCAACAGCTTTCATGATAATGTTTTCTGTTGCCATAAATGGTAATTCTTTATCAAGATTTCTTTTTATAATTTTTTCATATACTACTGTATTTTCAAAAATATTTAATAATAGGATTAATATTCCATCTATAGCTAAGAAGCTTTGAGGAACTGATAATCTTTTATCTGCTGAATCATCTAATGTTCTTTCAAACCATTGAGTTGCAGCTACTAATTCTCCATTATGACCATTTGCCATAACAAATTTAGCAAGTGATGCTACTCTCTCACTTCTCATAGGATTTCTCTTATATGCCATAGCTGAAGATCCTATTTGTTTTTTTCCAAATGGTTCTTCTATTTCTTTTAAGTGTTGTAAAATTCTAAAGTCATTAGTAATTTTATGTGCACTTTGAGCTATATTTGATAGAAATTGTAAGATTTGTGAATCTTGTTTTCTATCATAAGTTTGAGAAGAAAGTGTTTGTTTTACTTTAAATCCAGCTTTTTCTGTAACTAATTTATCTAATTTTTTAACTTTTTCATAATCATTAAATAGTTCTTTGTAGCTTGCTTGAGTACCTGTAGTACCTTTAGCTCCTCTGAACTTTAAGTTTTCTAATCTAAATTCTAGTTCTTCTAGATCATAAACTAAAGATTGTATCCATAAAGATGCTCTTTTTCCTACTGTAGTAAGTTGAGCAGCTTGGAAATGTGTGAATCCTAAAGTAGGCAATCCTTTATACATGTCAGCAAATTTAGACATTCTTTCTATAACAGAAACTAATTTTTTTCTAACAAGTAAAAGTCCTTCTTTAATTTGTATAATATCTGTATTATCTCCTACATAGGCACTAGTTGCTCCAAGGTGAATAATTTTTCTAGCGTTTGGAACTAAGTCTCCAAAAGTATGTACATGCGCCATAACATCATGCTTTAAATCTTTTTCATATTTAGCAGCTAAAGCATAATCAATATTGTAAACATTTTCTTCCATTTCTTTGATCATTTCATCAGTAATGAAATCAAGACCTAATTCTTTTTCTGATTTTGCAAGATTAACCCATAATTTTCTCCAAGTTGAAAATTTAAAATCTGGAGAAAAAATGTATTGCATTTCTTCACTTGCATATCTTTCGCATAACGGATTCACGTATTTATCCATTAAAATTCACCTCTATAAATATTTTGTTCTCTACTTGGTCCTACTGATATTAAACTTATTGGAGTTTCTAAGTAACCTTCAATAAATTCAACATATCTCTTACAATTTTCAGGTAAGTCTTCATAATTTTTAACTCTAGTGATATCTTCTGTCCATCCTGGGAACTCTTTATATACTATTTCAATTTCTTGAGATTTTCTTAAGTTTCCTGGGTAAGTTTGATAAATTTTACCATTGATATCATATGCAATTGCAACTTTAATAGTTTCAAGTCCAGTTAATACATCAAGTTTAGTTAAAACTATATCTGTTAATCCGTTGATTAATGTAGCATATTTACCTACAACTAAATCTAACCACCCACATCTTCTTGGTCTTCCTGTAGTAGCTCCAAATTCATATCCTACAGCTCTTAAGTTTTCCCCTATTTCATTATTTAATTCTGTAGGGAAAGGCCCTTCTCCTACACGAGTTGTATAAGCTTTCATAACTCCTAATACTCTATTAATTTTGTTAGGTGATACTCCACTACCAACACATGCTCCACCTGCTGTTGGAGAAGAAGTTGTAACATATGGGTATGTTCCATAATCTATATCTAACATTAATGCTTGCGCACCTTCAAATAGTACTTTTTTACCTTCTACTACTGCTTGGTTAATTTCAAATACAGAATCTATTATTCTATCTCTCATTTTATCGGCAAGTACTCTATATTTTGCTAATATTTCTTCAAATGAGAATGTTGGATATCCATATTTTTCTAATATGTCATTTTTTTCTTTTATATTCCATTCAAGTTTATCTTTAAATCTATCAAAGTCTAATAAATCTCCCATTCTTATACCATTTCTAGAGATTTTATCGTTATAGCATGGTCCTATTCCTCTTTGAGTAGTTCCTATTTTGTTTTCCCCTAAAGCTTCTTCTTTTGCTTTATCTATAGATATATGATAAGGCATAATAATATGTGTTCTTTCATCTACATATAGGTTACTTAAATCTTTACCTCTTGATTCAAGTTTAGATATTTCATCAAGTAATACATCTATATCTACTACTACTCCTGAACCAATTATACATTTCCCTTTATTATTTATTACTCCTGATGGAAGTAAGTGTAATATGAACTTATCCTCACCAACTATTACAGTATGACCTGCATTGTTTCCACCTTGATATCTTACTACATAATCAGCATCTGGAGATAAAACGTCTATTATTTTACCTTTTCCTTCATCTCCCCATTGAGTTCCTACTACTACATAAGTGTTGTATTTTTTCATATTATTTCCCTCTCTCCTTTTTATTTTATTTCTACTACTTTTCCAACAAATGGAAGAGTTCTATGTTTTTGTGCATAATCTATACCATAACCTACTACAAAGAAATCAGGTATTTTAAATCCTATATAGTCTACATCAATTTCAACTTCTCTTCTTTCAGGTTTATCAAGTAAAGTACAAATTTTTAATGATTTTGGATTTCTCATTAAAAGTATTTTCTTAACTTCGCTTAATGTTCTTCCAGTATCAACTATATCTTCAATTATTAAGATATGTCTGTTATTTACATCTTCTTCTAAGTCTTTTAAAATTCTAACCTCTCTTGAACTTACCATAGAATTTCCATAACTAGAAACATCCATGAAATCTAATGTTAATTCTACCTTGTTATAATCTATCTTTCTTGCTAAATCGGCTAAAAATACTGCTGAACCTCTTAGTAAACCAACTAAAAGCACACTTTGACCTTCATAATCTTTACTGATTTGATCAGCTAATTCTTTAACTCTTTTAGCTACTTCTTCTTCAGTAAGTGCTACTTCTATTTTGTAATTCATCATATCTCCTTTCAACCTACCTTATCTTTAAGTATTCATCTATAAATGCATTAATATCTCCATCCATAACCTTATCAACATTGCCTTCTTCATAGTTAGTTCTGTGATCTTTTACTAACTTATATGGTTGGAATACATATGATCTAATTTGTGAACCCCATTCAATTTTAGATTCTACACCTTTTAAATCTTTTAATTCACTTTCCCTATTTTTCATTTCAATTTCAAATAGTTTAGCTCTTAATACCTTCATAGCTGAATTTAAATTTTTACTTTGTGATCTTTCATTTTGACATGTTACTACTAACCCTGTTGGAAGATGTGTAATTCTAACTGCAGAATCAGTTGTATTTACATGTTGTCCTCCTGCTCCACTAGCTCTATATGTATCTATTTTTAAGTCTTCTTTTTTTAAATTTACTTCAACATCATCTTCTATTTCTGGAGTAACATTTACTGCAGCAAATGAAGTATGTCTTCTTGCATTTGAATCAAATGGTGAAATTCTTACTAATCTATGAACACCTTTTTCACAATCAAGATATCCATAAGCATAATCACCTTTAATTGATAAAGTTACACTTTTTATTCCTGCTTCATCTCCAGGTAATATATCAAGTATCTCAACTTTAAATTTATTCTGCATCGCCCATCTATCATACATTCTATATAGCATAGAAACCCAGTCACAACTTTCAGTTCCTCCTGCTCCTGCATTAATAGTTAATATTGCTGAATTTTTATCATATTTACCACTTAATAAAAGTTTTACTTTAAATTTATCTAAATTTTCTACAAATTCTTTAGTTTCAGCTTCTAATTCTTCTAAAGTAACTTCTTCTTGTTTATAGAAATCTAGTAAAATTTGCACATTGTCATTTAAAGTAATTAAGTTAGTAATATCTCCTATTCTCTCTTTTAAGAAAGAGATATCTTTTAAAACACCTTGTGAATTTTGTTGGTCTTTATAGAAACCTTCTTCTAATGTAAGTTTTTCTTTTTCTTGTAATTCTTTATTTAATTTTTCAAGGTCAAAGATGCTCCTTTATATCATTAAAATCTGAGCTTTTTTCCTCTATTAATTTCCTTAATTCGTATTCTTCCATACACTCTCCTAAACTAGTA from the Streptobacillus canis genome contains:
- the purB gene encoding adenylosuccinate lyase; translation: MDKYVNPLCERYASEEMQYIFSPDFKFSTWRKLWVNLAKSEKELGLDFITDEMIKEMEENVYNIDYALAAKYEKDLKHDVMAHVHTFGDLVPNARKIIHLGATSAYVGDNTDIIQIKEGLLLVRKKLVSVIERMSKFADMYKGLPTLGFTHFQAAQLTTVGKRASLWIQSLVYDLEELEFRLENLKFRGAKGTTGTQASYKELFNDYEKVKKLDKLVTEKAGFKVKQTLSSQTYDRKQDSQILQFLSNIAQSAHKITNDFRILQHLKEIEEPFGKKQIGSSAMAYKRNPMRSERVASLAKFVMANGHNGELVAATQWFERTLDDSADKRLSVPQSFLAIDGILILLLNIFENTVVYEKIIKRNLDKELPFMATENIIMKAVENGMDRQDVHEIIRELSMEAARNVKLEGLDNNLIELIKKDGRLDIIKDEIDSILEAERFIGYSKEQVEEFLNNDVKPILERYSDEIINSQTEIDK
- a CDS encoding adenylosuccinate synthase → MKKYNTYVVVGTQWGDEGKGKIIDVLSPDADYVVRYQGGNNAGHTVIVGEDKFILHLLPSGVINNKGKCIIGSGVVVDIDVLLDEISKLESRGKDLSNLYVDERTHIIMPYHISIDKAKEEALGENKIGTTQRGIGPCYNDKISRNGIRMGDLLDFDRFKDKLEWNIKEKNDILEKYGYPTFSFEEILAKYRVLADKMRDRIIDSVFEINQAVVEGKKVLFEGAQALMLDIDYGTYPYVTTSSPTAGGACVGSGVSPNKINRVLGVMKAYTTRVGEGPFPTELNNEIGENLRAVGYEFGATTGRPRRCGWLDLVVGKYATLINGLTDIVLTKLDVLTGLETIKVAIAYDINGKIYQTYPGNLRKSQEIEIVYKEFPGWTEDITRVKNYEDLPENCKRYVEFIEGYLETPISLISVGPSREQNIYRGEF
- the hpt gene encoding hypoxanthine phosphoribosyltransferase, which gives rise to MNYKIEVALTEEEVAKRVKELADQISKDYEGQSVLLVGLLRGSAVFLADLARKIDYNKVELTLDFMDVSSYGNSMVSSREVRILKDLEEDVNNRHILIIEDIVDTGRTLSEVKKILLMRNPKSLKICTLLDKPERREVEIDVDYIGFKIPDFFVVGYGIDYAQKHRTLPFVGKVVEIK
- the prfB gene encoding peptide chain release factor 2 (programmed frameshift), whose translation is MEEYELRKLIEEKSSDFNDIKEHLDLEKLNKELQEKEKLTLEEGFYKDQQNSQGVLKDISFLKERIGDITNLITLNDNVQILLDFYKQEEVTLEELEAETKEFVENLDKFKVKLLLSGKYDKNSAILTINAGAGGTESCDWVSMLYRMYDRWAMQNKFKVEILDILPGDEAGIKSVTLSIKGDYAYGYLDCEKGVHRLVRISPFDSNARRHTSFAAVNVTPEIEDDVEVNLKKEDLKIDTYRASGAGGQHVNTTDSAVRITHLPTGLVVTCQNERSQSKNLNSAMKVLRAKLFEIEMKNRESELKDLKGVESKIEWGSQIRSYVFQPYKLVKDHRTNYEEGNVDKVMDGDINAFIDEYLKIR